The following coding sequences are from one Primulina eburnea isolate SZY01 chromosome 15, ASM2296580v1, whole genome shotgun sequence window:
- the LOC140814605 gene encoding uncharacterized protein encodes MMVSSFVSQIHSKKRNILDHKKLRDLVYVKYNQTLKARATKKDKKDPIVLRNIDDCNNEWLIGMMEAGEEPVFDDDDDTLTWNVVPEAAGVEEETRHTKQQRTSNPIYRGASTSRGKGRGRRRGRVTSQTTHALQSPMDVDEEPTDEGEFNDDVLKDDYSDIDENVEDGDVDEMIELESD; translated from the coding sequence ATGATGGTTTCGTCATTCGTGTCACAGATACATTCAAAGAAAAGGAATATACTAGATCACAAGAAACTAAGAGATTTGGTCTATGTGAAGTACAATCAAACACTCAAGGCTCGTGCGACTAAGAAGGATAAAAAAGATCCTATAGTTTTGAGGAATATTGATGATTGTAATAATGAGTGGTTGATTGGAATGATGGAAGCTGGAGAGGAACCTGtttttgatgatgatgatgatactTTGACATGGAACGTTGTACCAGAGGCTGCTGGAGTAGAAGAAGAAACCAGACATACTAAACAACAACGGACCTCGAACCCTATTTATAGGGGAGCTTCAACTTCTAGAGGCAAAGGTAGGGGAAGACGAAGAGGTCGGGTGACAAGCCAAACTACTCATGCTCTACAATCACCAATGGATGTAGATGAAGAACCTACTGACGAGGGAGAGTTTAATGATGATGTGTTGAAAGATGATTATTCAGACATTGATGAAAATGTGGAGGATGGTGATGTGGATGAAATGATTGAATTAGAAAGTGATTGA
- the LOC140814604 gene encoding uncharacterized protein isoform X1, giving the protein MASADWWKMFGNGTSNLKEFAIKVLSLTCSASGCERNWSIFEHIHSKKRNILDHKKLRDLVYVKYNQTLKARAAKKDKKDPIVLWNIDDCNNEWLIGMMEAGEEPVFDDDDDTLTWNVVAEAAGVEEETRHTRQQRTSNPIYRGASTSRGKGRGGRRGQVTSQTTHALQSPMDVDEESTDEGEFDDDVLKDDYSDIDENVEDGDEMIELESD; this is encoded by the exons ATGGCGTCTg cgGATTGGTGGAAAATGTTTGGCAATGGTACTtcaaatttgaaagaatttgctATCAAAGTTCTTAGCCTCACATGTAGTGCTTCGGGTTGTGAAAGGAATTGGAGCATATTTGAGCAT ATACATTCAAAGAAAAGGAATATACTAGATCACAAGAAACTAAGAGATTTGGTATATGTGAAGTACAATCAAACACTCAAGGCTCGTGCGGCTAAGAAGGATAAAAAAGATCCTATAGTTTTGTGGAATATTGATGATTGTAATAACGAGTGGTTGATTGGAATGATGGAAGCTGGAGAGGAACCTGtttttgatgatgatgatgatactTTGACATGGAATGTTGTAGCAGAGGCTGCTGGAGTAGAAGAAGAAACCAGACATACTAGACAACAACGGACCTCGAACCCTATTTATAGGGGAGCTTCAACTTCTAGAGGCAAAGGTAGGGGAGGACGAAGAGGTCAGGTGACAAGCCAAACTACTCATGCTCTACAATCACCAATGGATGTAGATGAAGAATCTACTGACGAGGGAGAGTTTGATGATGATGTGTTGAAAGATGATTATTCAGACATTGATGAAAATGTGGAGGATGGGGATGAAATGATTGAATTAGAAAGTGATTGA
- the LOC140814604 gene encoding uncharacterized protein isoform X2: MFTNDQRQKERAGKYGSSRVQFLQELVCQFQNASDEETKEKIVANLANFAYDPYNYTFLRQLNVIELFLDCLTEPNERLVEFGVGGICNACADPTNAAVVIQCGGIPLVIQCLSSPVGNTVSYALGALYYLCNPSTEEEILKPEVVEVIEKFAGAGAVSVSLRNLARAFLDKHVTKLD, translated from the exons ATGTTTACGAATGATCAGAGACAAAAAGAGCGCGCTGGAAAATATGGAAGCTCCAGGGTGCAATTCCTTCAG GAGCTGGTTTGTCAGTTTCAGAATGCATCTGATGAAG AAACGAAAGAGAAAATCGTTGCTAATTTGGCAAATTTTGCATATGATCCATACAATTACACCTTTCTACGTCAG CTGAATGTTATTGAACTTTTCTTGGACTGCTTAACAGAGCCCAATGAGAGGCTTGTGGAGTTTGGTGTTGGAGGAATCTGCAATGCTTGTGCAG ATCCAACAAATGCTGCAGTTGTCATTCAGTGTGGTGGGATTCCTCTTGTCATCCAATGCTTGTCAAGCCCCGTTGGAAACACG GTCAGTTATGCTCTTGGGGCACTGTATTATCTCTGTAATCCTTCTACAGAGGAAGAGATTTTGAAACCTGAGGTGGTAGAGGTCATTGAAAAGTTTGCTGGCGCTGGTGCGGTCAGTGTGAGCTTACGTAATCTGGCTCGGGCTTTCTTGGATAAGCATGTAACTAAACTTGACTGA